A part of Astyanax mexicanus isolate ESR-SI-001 chromosome 2, AstMex3_surface, whole genome shotgun sequence genomic DNA contains:
- the LOC125799102 gene encoding protocadherin beta-15-like, with product MLPGKSLTFPTLTVRLCFVVLAARMSYGDVSYSFPEEMKRGSVIGNIVQDLGLDVYRLLTSKARLDGEGNQQRFCDLNLNTGELTVAERIDREGLCGNKASCVIKRELVLEHPLQLHSVVLNIQDINDNSPVFANDVIRLEIRESADKGATFPLDPAHDADIGQNSVQTYILQRNDHFILNVNTNAYGLKYSELVLDKELDREKENEIKLILSAVDGGTPPKSGTVAIHVNILDANDNAPVFSQSVYKVTLSENAPLDTVVVTVSATDADDGANGEVMYAFGHISPKNKEIFSLNAKSGDIILIGTIDFEEETTFELQIQAKDGPGLASYSKVVIDVTDINDNAPVILLKSLNSPIPENALPGTEVGIINVQDRDSEKNRQVYCSIQQNIPFKLVPSIKNYFSLVTTDALDREIMSDYNITIIAIDEGSPPLSSAKTIHLLVADVNDNPPVFAEQFYSAHVKENNKPGSSVCTIAASDPDWRQNGTVVYSLLPSDVNGSPVSSLLSINGDTGVIHAVRSFDYEQFKSFRFLVLARDNGSPPLSTNMTVSVFIIDENDNFPQILYPSLEGNSFMTEMVPKAAQSGSLVSKVIAVDADSGQNAWLSYHVVKSTDPGLFTIGEHSGEIRLQKDVSESINMKQNLIVSVKDNGEPALSATCSLYLLISDNLAEVPELKDMSYDESSSKLTFYLIIALVSVSTFFLTFIIIILAVRFCHRRKPRLLFDGAVAIPSAYLPPNYAEVDGAGTLRSTYNYDAYLTTGSRTSDFKFVSSYNDGTLPADLTLKKGKSVEDMLRCTGDELEILNQLITSDYELQCFVT from the coding sequence ATGCTACCTGGCAAAAGCTTAACATTTCCAACTCTGACTGTGCGCTTATGTTTTGTTGTTCTCGCTGCGCGTATGTCTTATGGAGACGTGAGCTATTCTTTTCCGGAGGAGATGAAACGTGGATCTGTAATTGGAAATATAGTCCAGGATCTGGGGTTGGATGTTTACAGACTGTTGACTAGTAAGGCCCGTCTTGATGGAGAAGGTAACCAACAACGGTTCTGCGACCTTAACTTGAATACTGGAGAATTGACTGTAGCAGAAAGGATTGACCGAGAGGGGCTTTGTGGAAACAAAGCGTCGTGCGTAATAAAACGAGAGCTTGTTCTGGAACATCCTTTGCAACTGCATAGCGTAGTTCTTAATATTCAAGATATCAATGACAACTCGCCTGTATTTGCAAATGATGTGATCAGGTTAGAAATCAGGGAGTCAGCAGATAAAGGTGCTACGTTTCCATTAGATCCTGCTCATGATGCAGATATTGGGCAAAATTCAGTACAGACCTACATACTACAGCGAAACgaccattttattttaaatgttaatacAAATGCATACGGACTAAAGTACAGCGAATTGGTTTTAGACAAGGAGTTAGATCGTGAGAAGGAAAATGAGATCAAATTAATTCTCTCTGCTGTAGACGGTGGGACTCCACCGAAATCAGGTACTGTAGCCATTCATGTCAATATTCTggatgctaatgataatgctccaGTGTTCAGTCAGTCTGTTTATAAAGTGACTCTGTCTGAAAATGCGCCATTAGATACTGTGGTGGTTACTGTGAGCGCTACAGATGCAGACGACGGGGCAAATGGTGAAGTAATGTATGCTTTTGGTCACATATCAccgaaaaataaagaaatattttcaTTGAATGCAAAATCAGGAGACATAATTCTTATCGGCACAATAGATTTCGAAGAAGAAACAACATTTGAACTCCAAATACAAGCTAAAGATGGACCAGGTTTAGCATCATATTCTAAAGTAGTTATCGATGTGACTGACATTAATGACAACGCACCTGTGATACTTCTCAAATCTCTAAACAGCCCAATACCTGAGAATGCTCTACCAGGTACAGAGGTGGGCATCATTAATGTGCAGGACAGAGACTCTGAGAAAAATAGACAAGTTTACTGCTCCATTCAGCAAAACATTCCTTTTAAACTCGTTCCATCTATTAAGAACTATTTTTCTCTGGTTACAACAGATGCATTAGATCGAGAAATAATGTCTGATTACAACATTACAATCATTGCTATTGATGAAGGCTCTCCACCTTTATCATCCGCTAAAACTATTCACCTTTTAGTAGCTGATGTAAATGATAATCCACCTGTATTTGCGGAGCAGTTTTACAGCGCTCATGTGAAAGAAAATAACAAACCAGGCTCCTCTGTTTGTACAATAGCAGCATCAGACCCAGACTGGAGACAGAATGGTACTGTAGTTTATTCTCTTTTACCCTCTGATGTTAATGGTTCACCCGTTTCGTCTCTTTTATCCATTAATGGAGACACGGGTGTTATCCATGCAGTGAGATCTTTTGATTATGAGCAGTTTAAAAGTTTTAGATTTCTAGTCTTAGCCAGGGACAACGGTTCTCCTCCACTTAGCACTAACATGACTGTGAGTGTTTTCATAATTGATGAGAATGATAATTTCCCACAAATATTATACCCCTCTCTGGAAGGAAACTCTTTTATGACTGAGATGGTGCCCAAAGCTGCCCAATCAGGCTCTCTGGTATCCAAGGTAATCGCAGTGGATGCAGACTCTGGTCAGAACGCGTGGCTCTCTTACCATGTAGTGAAGTCCACTGATCCCGGACTTTTCACTATTGGTGAACACAGTGGAGAAATAAGACTTCAAAAGGACGTTTCTGAGTCCATTAATATGAAGCAGAATCTTATTGTTTCTGTGAAAGATAATGGAGAGCCTGCGCTCTCTGCCACATGTTCACTATATTTACTCATTTCTGATAACTTGGCTGAAGTACCAGAACTGAAAGACATGTCTTATGATGAGAGCAGCTCCAAACTCACTTTTTATTTGATCATCGCGCTGGTGTCCGTCTCCACTTTCTTCCTCACCTTCATCATTATCATACTGGCCGTGAGGTTTTGTCACAGGAGGAAGCCCAGACTGTTGTTTGATGGAGCTGTGGCCATTCCCAGCGCGTACCTCCCTCCAAATTACGCAGAGGTGGATGGAGCGGGAACTCTCCGAAGCACCTACAATTATGATGCATATCTGACCACAGGATCACGAACCAGTGATTTCAAATTCGTCTCATCTTACAATGACGGAACTCTG